Genomic DNA from Filimonas effusa:
CTTTATTAAAATTGATCCAAGCACCCCCTTTTATGTCTATATAATTTGTGATATCACACCTTCATTTGAAAAAATACTAAGGAGTAGAGAATATAAGCAAACACCAGATAAACTAGGGTATTTTAACGTAAAAAGTGAGTACTATAAGGCGTACATTGAAGTGTTGCCGTTTGAAAAAGTACTGAAAGACGCTCAAAAACGCAATAGAATACTTTTTGACAAGCTCGGAATTTCCTAAGACTCATAAATTGTCAAACTTAGATTAACAGAAGTAGAACTAGTTACATTAATTCTTTTCTCCCAACTTTGATTGCGTTAGCCATTACCTTGTACGGTCAAAGAAGTCGACTTTATGACTTCACCGTTGTACACAACAGATGCGAAAAGCATACCCGGTTGGTTGATCAGCAAGCCCGCGATATTAATTGTTGCATTGTGTTTGACGGTTTGGTCCAAAAACGTCACAGCAACCGGGGTTTCGAGCAATGGATCGCCATTAAGAGTGAAACGAAATAAAATATTAAATGAAGCTGGATCTTCTACTTTTCTTTCAGTGGCAATTAGTACTGAAATTGGAATTTGAATAGGGAACAAAGATGCATTAATGTTTTCAACAATATTAATAACCGATACATTATTTGTAGCCTTATCTGTTATTATTGTCTGAGCACATAATAATGTTGAACACGTCATATAGAAAGCATTATACTATTTCCATTAGATTGGCTGTGATAATTTCGAATTGTGGGCTCCTGAGCGTTATTGTCAACGATTAAAGATTTTTTCACAACAGCATAATTTTTCAGGTAATAATTTGCAATTACAGGGAACCATTCGAACTTAACCTTGTCTTTTACCTGAAGAAAAAAATCATAATTTTCATCTAGATCCTTTAGTGAAATGGAAATAAATATCGCATATATCTCAGCAAGTTCGGATATGTCATTTATTGGGCGAGATATTCTTTCATTAAATTCTTTTATTAGCTCAGCTGTTGAATTCTGAGCAGCAATTGACTGAACAACATTAGACCTACGCATATTATCAAATAGAAAATAAGGCGTATTGGCCACTAAATATAGTTCGGTTATTGTCTTTTTATATGATCTTAAATCCATGATTTATCCTCCAATATCTTTTTAAACCTGAACTGTAGGGTGAATAATTAACGTTATGAACAACTTCTTTATGCTTTGACCATTTACTTATTACAAATATGTGTCTCAGGTCGTAATTCGCAACAGACTCCTCTATCCTACACACCGTTCCTGAATGAGTAATCTTATTGTCTTCGTAATATAATACAATATCTCCTGGCAAAACATCTTTTAATTCTCTTATCTCGACATAATTGTCATCAATTAATATTTTTAGCAATTCAGCCTCTTCATAAATCCCAGTTCTTTTTGACGCAAAAGTCATTCCATGGCAGTTATAAATAGCGGTCGGTTGGCCCTTAAATACGGCCGCAGGATAGTCTTCTTCAAAAATGTTACATTGAGCTAACTCAAAATTGGACATAAATTTGAACTGCTCATTATCTATGTCATTTCCCAAACAAGTTTGCAGTCTTAGAACTGTAGAATCGGGCTGATATTGACTTATAATTAGTGCCATTTTGACAAAACGATGGTACAATTATACACATTTGACCGCATACAGGTAGATTAAAATAGGCATTTAAACGGGAAAAAGGAAAAAAAACAAACTTTAACATAAGCAATCAAATTTACTCTCCGAATGCTATTCAAAGACTCGATTTGCTTGATTTTCTTGAGGATATAATTTCTCAGGATAGGCTGAAAATTCTAAACTCCATTTGAATGGCGTTTAGAATTTTCATAATAGGCAATTCGTGGAAGTCCCTCTAGAATGCAATAGAATACTGTCATATTTTAATGGAGCACCAAAAGATGATGTAATACTATTTTGCCTCACAATGATAGAAAGGTTACATGCTGCTTCCACCGGGTTAAGTATCTTAATAAGAGAATTTCCAAATAATTCTAGAGTTGACTTTAGCTGTGGGATTATTGTAAGAGCCATTTTCCTTGATTATCTGATAATGCTCAATGCGATTGTGATTCTTGCCAAAAACGAGAATGACTTGATTTCTTGCGAAGAAGAAATCAAGAAATATTGCCTATTGATGCTATCTGATTCAGTCAATCACACATTGAAGCATTTTAAATCACTTGAAGGCAACATACCGCAAAACATTATGTCAAACATGTATATTAACCTAGTTAATGCCAACCCCACTTGTTTTGAAGATTACACAGGCGATGGAAGTCAGCCAGTACCAAAAGCAACTGGATATAAAAAACCTCATGATTTATATTTGACACTGCTAAAAGAGCCAGGCTTTGAAAAATATGTATCCGCTTATGACGTTTATACATACTATTCCAAATATGACCATTTCGGAGGCATGAATTATTCTTTATCTAGGATGAGTAATATGAAACAGTTTGTGTTCTTGAACAAAGCGATTAAAAGCTTCCCAACACATCTACTATTTACAACAGCAATTCTGCGGACCCATTTTAAAAGTGACACTTTTTTAGAAGCAACTCAATCAAGAATAGAAGATTTCATTAGTACAATTAAGTAAATTACTTTAATCCTAAAACTTAGATATGAAACACATAGAAAAGAAGTTTATACTTAGAGTTCCACTCGGCGGGGATGCAAACGAATTGCTAAAGAACGCACCTATCCCAGACAAAACCGAACTAGAAGAAAGATTAAGGTCTGGATATTACCCTCTATTGATTGGTGAAGACAATATGTTAACTCAAGCATTCGTATATAATCTGAATAAAAAGGACTATCGTATTCCAGAGCCCAACCCTGTAACACTTTATTTCCATATCGCTCAATCACATTTAAGAGTAGTAAGAGAAAAAAGGCTTGACTTGCTGCGAGACATTGACAACAATCAATTCAGAGCAACGACCGATCAACATCTTATCTATGATTTCTTTGGTAACACGGCAGTATTTACTACGTTTTTATTCAATTCGATAGAATGTTTTATTAACTACAAAATACCTGAAACATACAAATTCACAAGAGAGGGAACTCAAAAAAGCGAGACCTTTAATGCCCAACAAATCCAGAGAAACCTTCCGTTTGATGACAAGATAAAATTAGTCATTCCTGAAATATTCGGAAAGTCATTCCACTTGGAAGAACAGGCTGATTATACCAAAATTGATAAGTTAAAACGGCTGAGAGATGAAATAATGCATACAAAGCAAACTCTCAATACCGCTAACAAGTACGAATCATTTTATATTGATTTACTCAATTTCAATTTCGACAAAACGATTCTAGCCGTCAGAAATTATATTAATTACTATGAACCAGGTACAATTACAGAGTGCAAATGCGGCAACGACTTCTAGCACTTAAGCTATCACCAATCATATTAAAATTAAACCAGTTCATGGAATTACATTCAAACAAGTCGGCAGACCTAGATTTATACAACAGCCAAAAAGAATATAAAGACAAACTGATCCAATTGGAAATCTTCCTAATGTTCGCCATTGATATTTCCGATGCTATTGGCGGCATAAAAGTAGCTCCAAAAGAATGGCACAAAGTCACTGCAAGTCAGTTATATACCCGCTTGACAATTTCCTGTACGAGTATAGTTAGACTATTGCCGTGGAATCGGCTTTTCCCTACCACGAATAATTTCTGGGATTATTTTTCAGTAATGTCGCTTTGCAGAAATCTTATAGAAAACTATCATACTTTTTTCTATTTATGTATTCAGCAAATAAACGACGAAGAAAGAGACTTTAGAAAACTAATAATTTCCTACCATGACAATTGCGAAAAGTATAAAATATATAAGGATTCCAACGCAGAACAAGCTATCCTTGAAGACTTTGAAAAAAATCTGCCTTTTGACAGAAAAGCAATAGAGGAACATTCATTTTTCATTAATCTTCCCAAAGAACACAAAAATAGAATTTCAAAAGGTGAATCGTCGATGTACCTCACAAATCAGGATATATCCAATTTAATTCCCTTTGATACGACTAATTTCAGAGCCATATACAAGCTTCTCTCGAACCAAATACACTGTACCCCAATGTCATTTGCCAGAATGGATGACGCACGAGGAAGGGGCCAATGTACAATGACAGAGCTAAGTTATATGTGTATTTGCATTAACATCTGCACTTTATACCTAGCCGCCGCAATTCTAGATATGGTTCAGTTATTTAGCGAACGAAAAACAGTAATCGATAAAGAAAAATTATCGAATGTAGAACTATATTTCTCGGGATTCCAAACAAACATGAAAGACAATAGTTAAGTATGAGATTTGAACGATCATTGGATGACCGCTCAAATCTCATTGTACGTAACATTCTAATTTGCTTTCAGCTTATAGTTTTTAAAAGAAAGTAATTTTTCAGCGAACTCTCTCACCACCGGCTTCTGAAAGCTATCCAAGTAATTCTCGGTTGTTTTAATATTCAGATGCCCCAAAGATTCCTGAATCAATTCTTTTGGTGCGCCGGAATGAAGTATGTGTGTAGAAAATGAATGCCGGGTGACAATGGTAGAACTCCTTTTGTCATATCCCAATCTGGCAAATATCTTTTCATCCAGTTATTAGTGATACGGATAAAATATTGAACAGCGGTCATTTGGCCAACCTCGTCCATACCCTCATTTAATATCGAGAAAATATAAGTTTCGTCACTTAACCTCTTATTCCCCCACCTTTTAATAATTGCCTCCAGCTCTTCGGAAAGGTACACGGTGATAGATTTAGATTCCTCTTTCGCTGTCGTTTCAATTTTAGCCCGATCGAAAACAATAAAGCCATCTACTATATTCTTGTACTTTAACAATGCCATATCCTTTGAATTCATCCCATTGCCGAAATACAGGAATAACCAGGTATCACGGGCAAAGCTCTCCCTCTCTTTTTCTGGCTCATAGTAATAAATAGCACTCAAACATGAGTTATCCAAAGCCTTTTTAATATTCCTGCCGGAAGGAATAATGTATTTGTTGCGGCCAAACGGATAATCCTTTCGGGGAAGAATACCATCGTCAATTGCGCTATTCAAAATCTTTCTCAAAGTACGCACATACATTCCAATGGTTGTCTTGCCCCTGCCATTGTTACGCATCCAAGCATCATACTCTTTGAGAAGCTGCTTATTGACTTTTGCCAGACGAATATTACCACAATAGGAAAACATGGAATAATAGGCTGATTGGTATAAATCCGCTGTTTTAACACTCTTGTATTTCAGCAATGATACAATGTTACTTACATAGGCACCCAACAGATTGTCTTTCTTTGCCCCTTCCTCTTTTAGAATGCGGTACTTCTTTTCATACTTGGACAGATCGAAACTTTGAGGTAGCTGAACAGGTGCGGCCATCTTCGCTTTCCGATGCACCAAATCCGGGTGCCGGGAAACAAACCCCATTTCAAACCGTTCAAAACTAAAATCGCTAACCTCTTTCAGATAATCTTCCAACGCTGTTTTCAGCTTGCGTAAACTATCCCTGATCCCCTTTAGTTCATCTTTCAAATTGGGGGCGGGCAATTTGGCATAATCAGATTTGCTAAGGCTGTAAATAGTGGAGTAAGAAACAGCTTTTTTTTCATAAGTAACCCAGATTTTACCGGGTAGGTCTGGTCGAGCTTCATTCTGCGCTCGTCAAGACGAATAACATAGGTAATTGACATGATTAACCAATTTTTCCATTCACAAAATCAGCCCCACTATTGGCAATCCGTTTGCAAACAAACCACCTAGTAAATCCACTTCTAACATGGTTATACCAAATCAAATGTACTATCTAAAAAATTGGTTGTCAAAACATTTATGATTCAAGTAGCTTCAAGTATGGTTAAGGCAGAAAAGGTGTTACCCCTTACTTACAAGCAGAGGGTCCGCGGTTCGAGCCCGTGTGCTCCCACAGAACAGAAGCCTTACAGAAATGTGAGGCTTTTTATTGGGGTGAAGTCGCCCGCTGCTTATCGGGGGTCATATCAAAAATCTCCCGCTGCTGACCTTGTCCAATCATAAAACTGAAGAATCAAATTGATTACCTGATTTGGAGAAAAAATAGTGCTGCCCTCTAAAAAAGATGAGAATAGTTTCAATCCTTTCGGTTCGACTACCATTTTGCAATAGTCATCATTTTTTGTAGTTATATCTAAACCAGTCAACGTCTACATATCCTTTATCGGCTTTTGTATTGAAATTGAAAATCCCGATGCGATCGCCCCGGTAAGCCCCCCATGTTAATTGATATGTATCGCCAAAAGATTGATAAGATTTCCCATCAGTACTGAATGCATAACTGCTGATACCATTGGCGTTCCATGTCGAGCGCAGCCAGATATATTGCCCATGAATCCTTATACCCAGCGTTTCCTTTCCATTATTATCATAAACCAAAGCCCTTTTTTCATTGTCCTGTTTAACCCCAAACAAACTAAAGCTGGTAGTTGAAAAATGTGTGAGACCAGCAAACTGACCGTCAGCCATATTACTGATATCGATCCTGACTGTGGCAACATTGGAAGGCGTACGCATACTTCTTTGAGTGATGGTATTCCCAGCTCTAAGAATAATATTTCTTTTACTGTCCCAATTACCGGGTGCAAATGCATACAGCCGAAGAAAGCCCCGGCGCGCTGCCAAAGACCATTTATCAGCCCTCGGCTGATAGTTCCATTCCCATTGAACACCTGGTTTCAAAGCACCGAACTCGTCATTACTTTGAATAAAGATCTTTCTTCCAGAGGATATAGGTTTTGTACCAGTCCACACCATACGCCCTATTGTGTCTGCTCCCGGCTTACCAATGATGGGCCAGCCGTCTATCCAGTGTACCGGCAAAAGACTGGCAGCACGCCCCTCCCAATCTCCACTGCCATGATGAGTGAAAAAATACCATTTGCCCGACGGCGTTTGCAATAGTCCGCCTTGATTAGGCTCCCTATCTACCCCGCCGTCAACATGATTTAATTGTTTGATTTCCCAGGGACCGTATAAACTCTTTGAACGTTCCATCATTATCACACGCCCTTCCGGTTTTACTTCACTGAAGTAATGGTAATATATTCCATTGAACTTATAAAGCTTATTGGCTTCACTTCCGCTGGATTGATGTATGATGGAATCAGACTCCATGATAAGACTCTTTCCGTCTGGCGCCATTTTAAACAGATGAATGTTGTATTTCTTCCCATTCGCAGGATCCAATGCAAAATTGGTGGCAACAAAATAAAGCTGCCCGTCATCGTCACAAAACGAACAGCAGTCATCCCATCCCGATACCTTCCATAACTGATGAACCGGCTCCCACGGCCCCGCAGGATTCGTTGCAGTGCTTACAAAAAAACCATCGTCAGGAGTGCCAAAATAAACCCAGAATTTATTCTTATAATACCTGATGGAACCGGCCCAGATACCCTTACCATAACAATCCATCCTGTCCCAGTTCAATTGCGGGCTAATGCGGGTAAGATCATCAACCACATGACCTATAATTTCCCAGTTCACCAGGTCCCGGGAATGAATCACTACCATACCGGGTGAATATTGCATGGTAGATGATATGGCATAATAATCATTCCCCACACGTATGGCATCCAGGTCGCTGTAATCGGCAGGAAGAACCGGATTTACATAGGTACCGTTTCCCTGATCTCCCCATTTACCCGTCATTTGAGCATGCAGACATAGACTCACCAATTGCAGGCAACATATTAGCGACAATAAGCTGAAACGATTCATAAAAAGTCTTGAATGTCTAATAAATATGCCACTCCCAGACACCCTTAACACCAGCTAAAATTTTTATCCTCAGATAGCGGGCCTTTATATTTAACATGTCCTGGTGTGGCGACTGTACAACAACTTGCCGATGCCCGCCGCAAGCTTTCCATACCTTACCGTCAGCAGAATATTCCAGTATATAAGCATGACCTGCAGTGGGACGAACAAAACCGATTTCGCTGCGCCTTACCTTCTGAATCCTGCCTAAATCGGCAACGAGCCAGGCCGTAGAGTCTTCGGGAGCAGCCATCCACCTCGATCCATTGGCATCATCAAAAGCAAACTGTGAAGAGAAAAATTCTGTACGTTTCAACGAAAAATCCTGGTTGGGCTTGACGATTAAAGCCGAACGAACACTTGATGCTTTGGAATCAACAACGCTGATACTTTTTCCCTGTATTACAGCACGAAAAGCACCAACACCGTCAAGCGTTAACTTAACAGGCCGGATAGTTCCATCGGCATTGAACTCAAGCTTGTTGACGTAGGTTTGACGATTGGTGCTTCTACGTCCAAATTCCAGGTAGGCAAAATAGAAATCATCAGTGCCGGGCACATTAAATACGCAACCATGACCCGGACCAAAAATCTGGCGTTCATAATTGGTGGTAGCTATAATATCCTGCTCAGGGAACTCAAACGGCCCGAGCGGTGATGTCTTGCTCATACCATATGCGTATTGATATTTTTCATCTCCCCCAAGCGTGTAGAGATAGTAGTAAACACCTTTCCGTTTAAAAAAAATCGGCCCTTCAGAATATCCTTGCCGCTTTGTAGCAATAGTTACAAAAGATGAAGTATCGATTGATGCCATATCAGGGGTCATTTTAGCAGCATGCCTTAACTGCCAGAAAACGTAAGGCTGACCATCGTCATCTATAAAAACTTCAGCATCGATCCCGCCGGGTTCCTTGGGATTCTTTGAATACAATAACGCCGATGGGGTAAAAGGTAAATAGAAGCTATCGATGCCTTTTGCCAGTTTAAAAGGTCCATCGGGCGAGTCGGCTACAGCGGGATACATGTAACCATTCACTGTAGGGTAGATATAGTATTTACCATTAGCAGCAATGGCCTTACTCGGTGCCCAGTATTTCTGTTTTACTGCAGAAGAGAAATAAGTTCCCGAAAAACTCCAGTGAATAAAATCTTTCGACTTCCATACTACCGGCGGTCCCGAAGTTTCCAACCCCTGATCATATCCATCGGTGGTTGCATAACAATAAAACGTTCCATTAATTTCCTGGATACTGGCATCGGCAATCATGTCAGGCACCAATGCCTTCCCAAAAGGATTCTTTGATTGGCACAGCGCTATCGTACTGCAACTGAAATGAATTACAGCAAGCAGGAAAAGTTTCATAAAGGCATCTGCAATGTTGGCAAGCATAAGATCAAATAGTTGCCACGAAACTAGAAAAACCTCTGCCTCAAAGAATTGCATAGATTCGACTTTATATTATACAAATCCGATCTCTGCCATTTAAGACCATCCCAGTCTTACAGTATTCATATAGAACCTCCCTTTACCAGAATAGTTTCTCCGTAATATGCCTTACCTGCGGCAGTGAAGGCGTGCATTATAAAGCAGCTTCGGGCAATTGGCAACATATGCCGGCCCAACCTGTAACCGTAAAGAATGCGACAGGCGCAGGAGATGCATTCTGGGCTGGTTTCATCAGTGCCTGGAATGTAAAGCAAACACTCGACGACTGTGTTCATCACGGTATTGAAATAGCATCGCGCAAGCTTAGCGGCGACCTTTAGACATCAACAAATGAAATAAAGATTATGCTGCTAAGGGGCGCCTTGTAACAAGACGCCCCTTCGGTATACCTGCCCGCAAGAAAGCAAAGGCCGTTTATTGGGATACTAAAGTAGTAACACTTGAAGGAGAAAGATTAATACCAAAACTACCTACCGAAACAGCTACTGTACTAGCCACCAGATTAGAGCTACTCGTAGTAACATAACGGTTAAAGCCTGTAAGAGATGTACCACTAAGTGTAAAAGACTGATAAGTAGTAGCACTGTTTTGATTAATAATCACTATTACGATCCTTGATCCACTTTTATACGCAGTAGTATACACGCCGGAAGTAGGATTGGCAGTACATGATATTTTCGTATACCCTGGTCTAACATACCGGGCCCAGTGCGCCATTACATAGCCCAACTTGGTAATGTTACTATTTTCATCGATAGGGCCATACGACCGGCGAATATACCACCACACATAGGCTGCCCATCCTGCCGCCATGCAATCATGGATTTCTTTGGCAGCTGTCATGGCATTCCCCCAGTCATTGCCACTGATGGAAGAATTGGTGTAATGTTCGGTCATCCATACCGATTTACCGATGTTACCCAGGTTATAAGGCGTTGCACCATAAATATGTCCTGCAACAAAAGCCGTGTTAGCCTTGGCAGTAGCGTTACTCAGATAAGTATTGATGTAGCTTTGTCCCATATTGAGTGGCTCCGGCGCCATAATAGGCGCGCCGCAATTGTTTCCCTGTGCCGCCACAAAATCAGCTACTTCTGAAGCCGTTGCTCCCATCCACCCCGATGCAGAATAGTTAGGTTCATTCCATGGACTAATGGCATACACCCCTCCTACTGCGCTGGCGTAAGAACTAAGATGCGCTGCGTAAGCAGCATATGAACTGGTTTTTAGTTTCAGTCCGTCCATCATAGATGCCGGTGCATTCCAGGCCGTAGCAATGACTCTTGCTCCCAAACCTTTTGCAGCATCAATAGTTGGCTTTTCAGCGGCGAACTGGCTGCTGGAAGTGGGCACCATTACTCTGAGAATACTCATGCCAATTCCACTGGAAGCAGAAAAGGCTTTGGTACGCTGGTCACTGGTAAGATCTCCAATCCAAATAGGAATACTGGCACCTCCAAAGCCCTGCACAGTTTGCTGAACAGTATTGGCGTCTACAGTAGCCGTACCTTTGGGGATATTCAATGCTGCGGTGTCTGTGTCCTGGCTTTTATGACATGATACCAGGGAAAGGCTGAGCAAAATAATCGGTGTTCCTGTAAGTTTCAGGATATTATTGATTTTCATCTTTTTATTTGTTAATCATTGGCATTAAGCAATATTTACCGGATACAAGCCTGCCGGAAATGACTCGGGCCGGCTGTAAATGTTATTATAACAGGTAATACGGGGGACTTTTATTCATATGGTGCTATTTAAAGTTAGGGATAGCCGGACCATTACCTGCTAATACAGGCATACCGGCATGGCAGCATTTTACAATACCTTGGGACTTTATTACGCGGGAGAAGTTGTCTTATGCTATTCTATTGGTGTTTATATTCTGCAGTTGATAATATGGCAAAATGCTGCAATCTTTTTCAGGCGTCTGGTCGTTTATCCGATATGTTGTCAAACCTAATAATACACATGCATCAATGATGGCTCATTTGTCAATAAGAATAGCATAAATGTTTTAAAAAAGCTTAAAAAGCCGGCTTTGCTATTTACCTACCAGCACTCTTGCCTGGAACCGGCGATCCCCGCTTCTCACGTGTAATATATATACCCCCTTGGCCAGGTTGAAGTGAACAATATTCCTTACACCCGGCGTATATTCAATATTCAGCGCTCTGCCGGCCATATCAAAACATTTAACCTCATCGGGTATAAGTTCATCGGGCAGTTCAAAATAAAAGTAGTCCCTGCATGGGTTAGGATATACCAGTAAAGCACCTGAAGCGGGCCGGGCTGTTCTTCCGTAACACTCGGTGATACCTATAGCCAGGGAAGTCGTGTAACTGTATTGCAGGCTATTAACAGCATGCCATGTATAATCGTAAACAAACATACCCGATGCACCGTCCTTTCCCCTGCTGGCAGCCCTGTATAATGTAAACGATGATCCGGCGTTTAAGCCAGTTTCATACCCCGCAAAGAAATTACCCTGTATTTTTAATACAGAATCGAAAATGATCTGGTTAATACCCTGTGTAAGCTGGTTTAAAAAGACCTTCTGCCTGTAAATCAGGCCAGACGGGCTATTATCACCAATCCATATGCAAACATTGATATAATCCGAAGCAGTAACACTGATGCCTGACACATTCAGATAAACGGACGGCAAACTTAGGGAGCCCTCCAGCAGGAATTTTTCAGCCACCCCGGTGAAACGGTCACCCGGAGCAGCCGCTCCCGGCAAGAAAGAAGGAGAACTTTCCAGTTTTTCCCCTGGCCCTATATTCCAAATCAAACTACAATCAGAAGAATCCAATCCGTAGGGATCATACCCGTCCATTTCCGTTGCACCATTGTGGACCGGATCAAGCCAAGTCATCAAATCATTACCGGCAGCGGATGGCGTTTTCCATGATGCAGACAACTTATTGAAGTAATCAGTGCCCTGCCCTCCGCAAGTGGCATTACCACCAGTCAAGGTTCCCACCAGGCGATGTTGCTTATTAAACAGCGGACTGCCCGAGGAGCCCGGCGCCGTCATACCAACTTCCCAATTCACACCCCAGAATGCATCCTGCTGGTACAACGGAGCATAAGTAGCCGAAGAAACATAACGGTATGACATCGCCAACTGTTTAGGTAATCCGCCCGGATGATGTATAGCCGCTACAGGCAGTTCGGGTAAACGAACGCCGGCATCCCAACCAGCATAATAAGGATGGCAGGATTCAGGAGGCACCTGGTGAAGTTTCAGCAACGCATAATCCAATCCGGGCGCCGTTGCCAGCAGACTGGCGCCGGAAATACGCTGGTAGTCATTTACTACAGCCCCCTCACAATCCGCATATTCATAGTTAAAAAAGAAGACAGCCTCCGCTGCGTGCTGCTGATCGAAAATGATATGATAAGCAGTAAGTAAATAAGGCTCACGACTGCGGGCAGTATTGGCAACAAGGGTACCAGTACATAGCGCTCCATCCGTAATGATTTTGCAAACCGCTCGCTTTTCCGTTTGCCAGAAAGCCCCATTTTCGCAATTGATATTTTCTTCACACGCCGACGGCGGCAGACGCCGTAGCCCATTGTAACGTCCAAAATAATTCAGCTTGTCATGATACAACTTGCTTACTACCACTTTTCCATATTCCTTTACGTTACCAGGGACATTTAATTCTATAATGATTTTATCTCCCTTTACGGGTGGCACCGAAAACGCGCCGGTATGCGGCAATACGTCTGCGGTGAACGGTCCGCAGATATCATCACCTTTTTCGTCGTAGACATAGAGACTGGCTCCTGCCGCGAGTTCAAGGGAATTAAAGGAAATATACAAAGAATAGGCTCCAGGGGAAGCGATACCGAGCCGCCATATTTTCCCTATTGCTGTATTATCCCAACAACCTGCATTTTGAGGAGTAAGCTCCGTTTCATAAAGATCGGCGAAGCGGGACACCTTCGCCGCATTGTCCCGCAAATCGGGCTGATTGTAATTTCTTTTACAGGAGGAACGATCAGCAATATCTATATAAGAAACGGGGGTATTCAAGGCCACCTGCTGACTGAATGGCTTACCTGGGTGTGCCGCCAACTGTGCCGTAACAAGTAACATGTACAACACACAAAAACACTTGTTACAGGAAGATACCGCGAGGCTGCTCATAGAACAGGACTAGAGGTGCTGTTATTCGAAACAGGATATTTATCTTTTTTCATGGTTATTGTAGTTTAAGTAAAAACTGGTCAGCCTGTTTCACAATAATAAGCCATTTCCCAATTTAGGCAATCGATTTCAAGAAATATCCCAAAACTTCACAGCCTAACGTAAGGCAACATTTATCTGCATTAGAGGCCCACGCACGTCGCTGGAATCCTGGAACGTCTTGAAAAATCTTCATCAGTGTTATGCAAA
This window encodes:
- a CDS encoding glycoside hydrolase, with amino-acid sequence MKINNILKLTGTPIILLSLSLVSCHKSQDTDTAALNIPKGTATVDANTVQQTVQGFGGASIPIWIGDLTSDQRTKAFSASSGIGMSILRVMVPTSSSQFAAEKPTIDAAKGLGARVIATAWNAPASMMDGLKLKTSSYAAYAAHLSSYASAVGGVYAISPWNEPNYSASGWMGATASEVADFVAAQGNNCGAPIMAPEPLNMGQSYINTYLSNATAKANTAFVAGHIYGATPYNLGNIGKSVWMTEHYTNSSISGNDWGNAMTAAKEIHDCMAAGWAAYVWWYIRRSYGPIDENSNITKLGYVMAHWARYVRPGYTKISCTANPTSGVYTTAYKSGSRIVIVIINQNSATTYQSFTLSGTSLTGFNRYVTTSSSNLVASTVAVSVGSFGINLSPSSVTTLVSQ
- a CDS encoding trypsin-like peptidase domain-containing protein, with product MSSLAVSSCNKCFCVLYMLLVTAQLAAHPGKPFSQQVALNTPVSYIDIADRSSCKRNYNQPDLRDNAAKVSRFADLYETELTPQNAGCWDNTAIGKIWRLGIASPGAYSLYISFNSLELAAGASLYVYDEKGDDICGPFTADVLPHTGAFSVPPVKGDKIIIELNVPGNVKEYGKVVVSKLYHDKLNYFGRYNGLRRLPPSACEENINCENGAFWQTEKRAVCKIITDGALCTGTLVANTARSREPYLLTAYHIIFDQQHAAEAVFFFNYEYADCEGAVVNDYQRISGASLLATAPGLDYALLKLHQVPPESCHPYYAGWDAGVRLPELPVAAIHHPGGLPKQLAMSYRYVSSATYAPLYQQDAFWGVNWEVGMTAPGSSGSPLFNKQHRLVGTLTGGNATCGGQGTDYFNKLSASWKTPSAAGNDLMTWLDPVHNGATEMDGYDPYGLDSSDCSLIWNIGPGEKLESSPSFLPGAAAPGDRFTGVAEKFLLEGSLSLPSVYLNVSGISVTASDYINVCIWIGDNSPSGLIYRQKVFLNQLTQGINQIIFDSVLKIQGNFFAGYETGLNAGSSFTLYRAASRGKDGASGMFVYDYTWHAVNSLQYSYTTSLAIGITECYGRTARPASGALLVYPNPCRDYFYFELPDELIPDEVKCFDMAGRALNIEYTPGVRNIVHFNLAKGVYILHVRSGDRRFQARVLVGK